AAAGTTGTTTGATCGCGGACAAGCGGCGTGCACGGGTGGATTTGGCCAACCCCTGCGCGTCGCAATGCACCAGATAATCCTCCACATCCGCACGGGCCGCATCCTGAAAATCGCGGCTGCGGCGGGCCAGAAACAGATCAAAATCCTTCAGATCACGGCCATAGGCCAGTTGCGTGTTGGTCGCGGCGCCCAGTTCAGCGGCCTGTGCCTCAAGAAAAGATGAAATCCAATGAAACGTGGCGGTTTGCATGCATCAGGGCTCCAGCAACAGCACTTGCAAGGCCGAACGGCGTGCCGTGTCTTCAAGGCCAAGCGCCCGCAGTGTTGCCAGCGCATCGCGCAAAGCTGCGGCATCGCCGTTTGCGCCCTGTTGCAGCAGGCCCAGCAGTACAAGAATGCTTTCCCCCAACCGATCCTGTGCCACGTTCGCAATCAGGTCGGAGCGGGGGGTGGCCTCTGAAAAGGCATCATAAATGGCACCTGCAAGCGGCGCATCGGGCCGCCGGTCTGGCACTTCGCCCTTGGCGATCAGATCAACAAAACCGCCATCCGGCGCGGCGGCGCTTTCATACTTGGGCGACAGCAACATGATTTTCTTTGCGATACCGGCTGCCGTCCCATCCAGATCAAATTCCGCCAGTTTTTCGTGAAACAGGCTTGCAAATGTCACTTCCAATCCGGCGCTGCCCATGGCCGACCAGACCGCAGGAAGGGTTTTGGCGACCGCTTCGGCACTGCCAGTGGACAGGGCTGTTTCGAACCGCTGCAGGGCCGCCACGCGATCCCAAATGCCGCCCGACGCAGCGGGGGAGCGATCCGTATAGAGGCCCAGCAGACGGTTGTCCGGCAATGCGCCTGCGCGGGTCAGCCGCTCCGCCGCTTCCAACTGGGCCTTCCATCCGGCCAGATCACGCAGATCAGCAACGGCAAAGGCGCGGGGCAGGTTTCGCGTTGGTTGCGGCTCCCCGATCGCTTCGAAAAGCCGGAAGCTCAGCGGATCCATCTGGCGCGGCGCGGGCAGGGCGGCCGCCTCTTCAAAAGCATCGGGATGCAAAAACCTGTCAGCAAGTTCCAGCTTCTCGGCGCTCATCAATCCCAAGGCCTGCGCCGACCCAAAGGTCAGCGATGCATTGTCCCATTTCTGTTCTCGTGCTGCGCAGAAAATGCGGGTGCCATAGTCTCGGGTCAAATGCGCCGACCGCGACAGCATGTTGCACGCGCGATCTTCTGTGCCGCTGAGCAAGCTGATCTGCATCCACAGATCAAAATGCGCCGCACTGGTTGTCACATTGGCCTGTTCGATCAAGGAAAGCGCCGGATCCAGGGCGCCCTCTTTCAGAAGTTTTTCAACCCGCAAAAGCGCCAAGGCATCCCCCGCTGCGCTGCCGCCCTTGGGGGCTTGCGCCTCTGCCAAGAGGACGGTGAAAAGCAGCGATTGCGCCGCCGGCAGGCGCAAGTCAGGCAATGTTTCGATCAATGTTTTCAATCGGGTCGCGTCACTGCCCGCCCAAAGGCCAGGCGGCAGTCCGGTGATTGCGGACGGCACCAGACCAATTTCGCGGGGTGCCCCATCGCCAAGCGGGACAACCGACACCTCCGGCACGCTGCCGGTTTTGGCCACTGGAACCTCGTCGATGATCAGGCTGCGTGGCTGTGATCCGGGAACAGTGGCCGATTGTGTGCCAAGCCAGTCAATGACTGAAAGCGGCGCGGCGGGCACCGTCTCTTGTGACGCCAAGGGCAGGGCGGCCAAAACACCAACGGCTGCTGCGGTGAGGCGCAAGATTAAAAAATGGCTGCGAAGCGGCATCAGATCATTCCGCGATCAATGTGACCGGAACATGGGTTTCGACCTGCGCGGGGTTGAAATCAGCACCAAAAAACGGCCCGATATAGGCATAGCCGATCAACCCAATACACCCGATGATCAGGAGATATATCAGCAGTTTGATCAATTTGCCCATGATTTGCCCGTTTGTTTTTTGCTTTGTTCCTCAATCTATATATGGCCTTTTGGCCAAGATCACGTCATTCAGATGAAAATGAGCAAAATTGAGCAAACCATGGCCGATGACCACGCGTCAGCCCCGCGTTACCACCTGAAAAAGACCGCTGTGATGGTGGGTATGATGGGTGCGGGCAAGACGGCGGTGGGGCGGGCCCTGGCGTCCAAACTGGATGTGCCTTTTCTGGACAGCGACGCAGAGATCGAACGCGCGGCCAATCTGACCGTACCCGAAATATTTGAACGTGACGGCGAGGCGTTTTTCCGCAAACGCGAGGCCGAAGTGATTTCCCGCTTGCTCGACAGTGAACGCGGCATCCTCTCCACGGGTGGCGGCGCGTTCCTGGCCGAGCAGAACCGGTCCAACATTTCGGCGCGGGGCGTTTCGGTTTGGTTGAATGCGGACATCGAGTTGCTTTGGAACAGGGTACGGCACAAGGACACGCGGCCCTTGCTCCGCACGGCCGATCCCAGAGCCACGCTCACTTCGCTGTTTAACGCGCGGGTTCCGATCTATCAAAAGGCCGATTTGTCAGTGGCTTGCATGCCGAACCTCACCATAGAGCAAATGGCGGAGCGGGTGATTGATGTCTTGCTGACGCGGCCAGATGTGCTGGAGAAAACAGATGCTTGAAACCGTTCATGTTGACCTGCCCGGACGTGCCTATGATGTGCATATCGGGCCCGGTTTGCTGCAAGAAGCCGGCACGCGGATTGCGCCCCTTGGCGGCCGCAAGAAGGTTTGTGTTGTCACTGACCGCAACGTTGCGGCGCTGCACCTTGAAACCTTGCGCAATGGTTTGAGTGCGGCAGACATTGATATGGAGGTGCTGGAGCTGCCACCGGGAGAGGCGACCAAATCCTGGCCCTATTTGACGCAAACCGTCGAATGGCTTCTCGACCAGAAAGTGGAACGCGGCGACATCGTGATCGCGTTTGGTGGCGGCGTTATCGGCGATTTGGTTGGCTTTGCCGCCGCGATCCTGCGGCGCGGCGTGCGGTTTGTCCAAATCCCTACCTCGCTGCTGGCGCAAGTCGACAGCTCCGTCGGCGGCAAAACCGGCATCAACGCACCGCAGGGCAAGAACCTGATCGGCGCGTTTCATCAACCGTCCCTGGTGCTGGCCGATACCGCGGTTCTGGGGACGATGAACGCGCGGGACTTTCTCGCCGGTTATGGCGAGGTGGTCAAATACGGGCTCTTGGGTGCCGCTGATTTTTTTGACTGGTTGGAAGTGCAAGGGCCAGCATTGGCCGCAGGTGATATGACCGCTCGCGTGGAGGCGGTGCGCAGGTCCGTTCAGATGAAGGCTGACATTGTGATCCGCGATGAGACCGAACAGGGCGACCGGGCCTTGTTGAACCTGGGCCACACCTTTGGTCACGCTTTGGAAGCGGCAACGGGGTATTCGGATCGGTTATTGCATGGCGAAGGCGTGTCTATTGGCTGCGCTTTGGCGTTTGAGCTGTCGGCCCGCATTGGCCTTTGCGCTCAAGAAGACCCCAGCCGCGTGCGCGCCCATCTCAAGGCGATGGGAATGAAAACAGATTTGTCTGACATCGAGGGTGAATTGCCGGATGCGCAAGGGTTGATAGATCTGATGGGTCAGGACAAAAAGGTGGTCAAAGGCCAGCTGAACTTTATCCTCGCCCACAGCATCGGTACGGCTTTTGTCACCTCTGACGTGCCTTTACATGTTGTATCAGAAACCTTGTCTGACGCTTTGGCAGCGCGGCGCTAAGCTGCTTGATCACGACGCAATCTGCTGCGGTTGCGGTGGATTGACGGGACGCTGACCAATGTTGAATTCTGATATTTTCTGAAACAATCCATGGGCTTGACCACGCAATGCATGGCTGGCCGCGGTGGTTTCCTCGAACATTGCGGCGTTTCGCTGTGTCACAGAATCCAGCTTGGCGACAGATGCGTTGATCTCTTGCAGAACCGCGGCTTGATCCGCCGATGAGGTGGACAGGGTGGCAACAAGCTCTGCAACTTCGGCCACCGCCGCGACGATGGCCTTTAGGGACGTTCCTGTACGCCCCACCAACGCAACGCCGTTGTCGACCTGTGACCGGCTTGCCGAAATCAGCGATGTAATCTCCTGCGCCGCATTGGCCGATTGCAATGCCAGCGCCCGCACTTCCGATGCAACCACGGCAAAGCCCCGTCCGGCTTCACCTGCGCGGGCGGCTTCCACGCCTGCGTTCAGGGCCAACAGGTTGGTTTGGAAGGCAATATTGTCAATGACGCTGATGATATTTGTAATTTCGGAGGAGGATTTGGCGATCCCGTGCATGGCCGTTTCGGTATCATCGACCACTCCTTCGCTTTGCATCGCCATTTGATGTGCGTTTTCAACCAATTGTGCGGCACGCCGGGTGCTGTCTGCTGCGGTTCTGACCGAGCCGGTGATCTCATCCAACGCGGCGGCGGTTTCCTCCAGCGTTGCGGCCTGGGTTTCAGTGCGCTGCGCCAGATCGTCGGCAGCGCTGGTGATTTCGCTGGTCTCGCTGTCGATGTTGCTGGCATTGGCGCCAACGGTCTCTATGACAGTGAGCAGGGTTGAGATTGCAAGGTTAAAATCATCGCGCAAGGCGCTGTATTCCTGAGGAAATGCTTTGTCGATTTGAGTGGTCAGATCTTTTTGAGAGACCCGGTGCAAGGCGACACGCAGCGTGTCCACAACCTGCTCCTGTGCCTGCGTCATGGCACGATGTTGGGCTTTGTGGGCCTGTTGAGACAGATGCGTTTCTGTGATGTCGCGCCCGATCAGGATCATGCCCTTGGACAAGCCGGTGTGATCGGCCATCGGCGTGAGGCTGCCATCCAGATATTTCGGGCCACCGGCAGTCGAAATCTCGAAAACACCAAACAGCGGCTCTTCTGCTTCGAGGATCTGGTCAAATGCGCTTGAGGAACCGGGCAGGGTGATGATCTGATCTACCTGCGTCCCTTCGAGAGATGCGCCGTTGGTCTGCAGCAACTCCGAGAAGGTATCATTTGCGGACACGATGATGCCTGTCGCCGAAATCTCCAGCTGCGCGTTGGCCTGATCCAGAGACGCCATGATGACGGCATTGCGCAGATCGCCTGTTTGATCCTTCCATTCAACCACATGACCAATCGGATCACCGTCCTTGTTGTGGACGGCGGCAATGGCCAGACCCAGGATCAGCCGCCCGGCGCGGAAATAGCGTTGGATCGGCGCGTCCATCGCCGAGCGAGACATCGCAGGTTTCAGATCAGAAAGCGGATGCAATTGATGGAAATCCGTG
This window of the Sulfitobacter mediterraneus genome carries:
- a CDS encoding shikimate kinase; the encoded protein is MSKIEQTMADDHASAPRYHLKKTAVMVGMMGAGKTAVGRALASKLDVPFLDSDAEIERAANLTVPEIFERDGEAFFRKREAEVISRLLDSERGILSTGGGAFLAEQNRSNISARGVSVWLNADIELLWNRVRHKDTRPLLRTADPRATLTSLFNARVPIYQKADLSVACMPNLTIEQMAERVIDVLLTRPDVLEKTDA
- the aroB gene encoding 3-dehydroquinate synthase, with product MLETVHVDLPGRAYDVHIGPGLLQEAGTRIAPLGGRKKVCVVTDRNVAALHLETLRNGLSAADIDMEVLELPPGEATKSWPYLTQTVEWLLDQKVERGDIVIAFGGGVIGDLVGFAAAILRRGVRFVQIPTSLLAQVDSSVGGKTGINAPQGKNLIGAFHQPSLVLADTAVLGTMNARDFLAGYGEVVKYGLLGAADFFDWLEVQGPALAAGDMTARVEAVRRSVQMKADIVIRDETEQGDRALLNLGHTFGHALEAATGYSDRLLHGEGVSIGCALAFELSARIGLCAQEDPSRVRAHLKAMGMKTDLSDIEGELPDAQGLIDLMGQDKKVVKGQLNFILAHSIGTAFVTSDVPLHVVSETLSDALAARR
- a CDS encoding methyl-accepting chemotaxis protein translates to MFSQFKNMPIRLKLPVITALMIVLAVLAMGAVSFQMARAAAIKQAEHTLHAVAQGMNRSVIGYLNAIATHITLEAGNPHVHDALKALSEGYEALNNAGPALSKAYIKDNPHPEGKKDQLYNSGQNTAYDQAHERYHPFFHALQKKLGYYDIFLFDTKGTLVYSVFKESDFATNLLSGKWKDSGLGQAYRAATRLAPDAAPAFVDFSPYGPSADAPAAFLARPIFSRDGKQLGVLAFQMPVDRINEVTRGVVGLGRSGDAFIVGDDNVLRSDSIQTEQTDILTTSFRSSPGEGSHHSTAEVGLTGDPAAIHRVPLPFLGTNWTLAITQSMEEILAPTVRLRNIFALIGALIIGVGLLFAAIFARSISNPLRAVDRAMREVAAAHYDLEVPHITRKDEIGGIANALEGFRMSLIAAGRLQEEAAYKGAGFAASSSAMMLIGTDGQVVWTNHALDRLFSDAAAELRQIRATFDPKAVTGTDFHQLHPLSDLKPAMSRSAMDAPIQRYFRAGRLILGLAIAAVHNKDGDPIGHVVEWKDQTGDLRNAVIMASLDQANAQLEISATGIIVSANDTFSELLQTNGASLEGTQVDQIITLPGSSSAFDQILEAEEPLFGVFEISTAGGPKYLDGSLTPMADHTGLSKGMILIGRDITETHLSQQAHKAQHRAMTQAQEQVVDTLRVALHRVSQKDLTTQIDKAFPQEYSALRDDFNLAISTLLTVIETVGANASNIDSETSEITSAADDLAQRTETQAATLEETAAALDEITGSVRTAADSTRRAAQLVENAHQMAMQSEGVVDDTETAMHGIAKSSSEITNIISVIDNIAFQTNLLALNAGVEAARAGEAGRGFAVVASEVRALALQSANAAQEITSLISASRSQVDNGVALVGRTGTSLKAIVAAVAEVAELVATLSTSSADQAAVLQEINASVAKLDSVTQRNAAMFEETTAASHALRGQAHGLFQKISEFNIGQRPVNPPQPQQIAS